A genomic region of Anthonomus grandis grandis unplaced genomic scaffold, icAntGran1.3 ctg00000814.1, whole genome shotgun sequence contains the following coding sequences:
- the LOC126749802 gene encoding uncharacterized protein LOC126749802, whose product MSFLTPFNMLQKIIIITLALTGVTVIATPHLTKELEQPNPEADQQLAQTQSLTENLLELLVQDPQAIINNLAALISNTPNPGIEDVLEAINGGVGAQVFIVDDDLVQLNPDAFENAALKSVRKLSKVLYPKSLVEQIIFTSMAQQRVKSAFKVARPIIIEQKIPVQVFELALRNSEVPSEAQRALVQQRDILTDLMSTVQDSVCNTLVATLYNTVNSTLTDALTFLQGITISTSDSNVLTTLLSTVVEAVLTLVEDLVSSVDSLAQSLLSPICSSLTSDTSSNSTSRKRREVEVTALDGPLNRSLATRGILDSLWSLIWSLLSPVLNALSTSLVQSFVEQIQTYADTLIDSLAQIVYDFIDSVF is encoded by the exons ATGTCATTTCTCACACCGTTCAACATgctacaaaaaataataattatcaccTTG GCCCTCACGGGTGTTACGGTGATCGCCACTCCTCACCTCACTAAAGAACTAGAACAGCCCAATCCGGAGGCCGATCAGCAACTCGCACAAACCCAAAGCCTCACAGAGAACTTATTAGAGCTACTCGTCCAAGACCCCCAAGCAATAATTAACAATTTGGCCGCACTAATAAGCAACACCCCTAATCCGGGTATAGAAGACGTCTTGGAAGCGATTAACGGGGGCGTAGGTGCTCAAGTATTCATTGTAGATGATGACCTGGTGCAACTGAACCCAGACGCTTTCGAGAATGCCGCTCTAAAAAGCGTTAGGAAACTCTCGAAAGTCTTGTACCCCAAAAGTTTGGTGGAACAAATCATATTTACTAGCATGGCCCAGCAGAGGGTTAAATCGGCATTTAAAGTCGCACGTCCCATCATAATCGAGCAGAAGATTCCCGTGCAAGTGTTCGAATTGGCTCTTAGGAACTCAGAGGTACCTTCAGAGGCCCAAAGGGCTTTGGTGCAGCAACGCGATATCTTAACTGACCTGATGTCGACCGTGCAAGATTCAGTGTGTAACACTTTAGTTGCCACCCTTTATAACACAGTGAATTCCACTTTAACTGACGCCCTAACCTTTTTGCAAGGCATTACCATATCTACTAGTGACAGCAACGTTTTGACCACTTTACTATCTACCGTTGTCGAGGCAGTTCTTACTTTGGTCGAGGATCTCGTTAGCTCAGTAGATAGTTTGGCTCAAAGTTTGTTGAGCCCCATCTGCTCGAGCCTCACAAGCGACACGTCATCGAATTCCACTTCGAGGAAACGACGTGAGGTCGAAGTAACCGCATTGGATGGTCCGTTAAATCGTAGTTTGGCCACCAGGGGAATCCTCGATTCTCTTTGGTCACTGATATGGTCACTATTGTCGCCAGTTTTAAACGCGCTCAGCACGTCACTTGTGCAGAGTTTCGTCGAGCAAATTCAGACTTACGCGGATACTTTGATTGATAGTTTGGCGCAAATCGtttatgattttattgataGCGTATTTTAA